In Prosthecochloris sp. GSB1, the following proteins share a genomic window:
- a CDS encoding D-glycero-alpha-D-manno-heptose-1,7-bisphosphate 7-phosphatase produces MGRSVKVLFLDRDGTINRDIGTYVTTREQFRLIDRADEAIAMARRAGYGIVIVTNQAGIAKGIVSEEGVEDIHRYLNELLALKGASYDRVYYCPAHPDYPHPEYDRFACCRKPETGMVERAFADYRASGVEVDRERSFFIGDKTADVECAVRAGLRPILVRTGHGEEALCRERGLRPEFVADDLFEAVAGYILSTAS; encoded by the coding sequence ATGGGCAGGAGCGTCAAGGTTCTTTTTCTCGACAGGGACGGCACCATCAACCGCGATATCGGCACCTATGTGACCACGAGGGAACAGTTCAGGCTCATAGACCGTGCCGACGAGGCTATCGCAATGGCCAGGCGGGCCGGGTACGGTATCGTGATAGTGACGAACCAGGCTGGAATCGCGAAAGGTATCGTCTCGGAGGAAGGAGTCGAGGATATCCACCGGTACCTGAACGAGTTGCTGGCGCTCAAGGGGGCTTCCTACGACAGGGTCTACTACTGCCCGGCGCATCCCGACTATCCACACCCTGAATACGATCGTTTTGCATGCTGCCGCAAGCCCGAGACCGGCATGGTTGAACGCGCGTTCGCCGATTATCGCGCTTCAGGCGTCGAGGTGGACCGTGAACGGTCTTTTTTTATAGGAGACAAGACCGCCGATGTCGAATGCGCGGTGCGCGCCGGACTCAGGCCTATACTGGTGAGAACCGGCCACGGAGAGGAGGCATTGTGCAGGGAGCGGGGGTTGCGTCCCGAATTCGTCGCCGACGACCTTTTCGAGGCGGTGGCCGGGTATATTCTTTCGACGGCTTCCTGA